In Tenrec ecaudatus isolate mTenEca1 chromosome 5, mTenEca1.hap1, whole genome shotgun sequence, the following are encoded in one genomic region:
- the GPR27 gene encoding putative G-protein coupled receptor 27 produces MANASEPGGGGGGGGGGGEAAALGLKLATLSLLLCVSLAGNVLFALLIVRERSLHRAPYYLLLDLCLADGLRALACLPAVMLAARRAAAAAGAPPGALGCKLLAFLAALFCFHAAFLLLGVGVTRYLAIAHHRFYAERLAGWPCAAMLVCAAWALALAAAFPPVLDGGGGGDDEDAPCALEQRPDGAPGALGFLLLLAVVVGATHLVYLRLLFFIHDRRKMRPARLVPAVSHDWTFHGPGATGQAAANWTAGFGRGPTPPALVGIRPAGPGRGARRLLVLEEFKTEKRLCKMFYAVTLLFLLLWGPYVVASYLRVLVRPGAVPQAYLTASVWLTFAQAGINPVVCFLFNRELRDCFRAQFPCCQSPQATQATLPCDLKGIGL; encoded by the coding sequence ATGGCGAACGCCAGCGagccgggcggcggcggcggcggcggcggcggcggcggcgaggcGGCCGCCCTGGGCCTCAAGCTGGCCACGCTCAGCCTGCTGCTGTGCGTGAGCCTGGCGGGCAACGTGCTGTTCGCGCTGCTCATCGTGCGGGAGCGCAGCTTGCACCGCGCCCCGTACTACCTGCTGCTCGACCTGTGCCTGGCCGACGGCTTGCGCGCGCTCGCCTGCCTCCCGGCCGTCATGCTGGCGgcgcggcgggcggcggcggccgcgGGGGCGCCGCCGGGCGCCCTGGGCTGTAAGCTGCTCGCCTTCCTGGCCGCGCTCTTCTGCTTCCACGCCGCCTTCCTGCTGCTCGGCGTGGGCGTCACCCGCTACCTGGCCATCGCGCACCACCGCTTCTACGCCGAGCGCCTGGCCGGCTGGCCGTGCGCCGCCATGCTGGTGTGCGCCGCTTGGGCGCTGGCGCTGGCCGCGGCCTTCCCGCCCGTGCtggacggcggcggcggcggcgacgacGAGGACGCGCCGTGCGCCCTGGAGCAGCGGCCCGACGGCGCCCCCGGGGCCCTGGGcttcctgctgctgctggccGTGGTGGTGGGCGCCACGCACCTCGTCTACCTCCGCCTGCTCTTCTTCATCCACGACCGCCGCAAGATGCGGCCCGCGCGCCTGGTGCCCGCCGTCAGCCACGACTGGACCTTCCACGGCCCGGGCGCCACCGGCCAGGCGGCCGCCAACTGGACGGCGGGCTTTGGCCGCGGGCCCACGCCGCCGGCGCTCGTGGGCATCCGGCCCGCGGGACCGGGCCGCGGCGCCCGCCGCCTCCTCGTGCTCGAGGAGTTCAAGACCGAGAAGAGGCTGTGCAAGATGTTCTACGCCGTCACGCTGCTCTTCCTGCTCCTCTGGGGGCCCTACGTCGTGGCCAGTTACCTGCGGGTCTTGGTGCGGCCCGGCGCGGTCCCCCAGGCCTACCTAACAGCCTCCGTGTGGCTGACCTTCGCGCAGGCCGGCATCAACCCGGTCGTGTGCTTCCTCTTCAACAGGGAGCTAAGGGACTGCTTCAGGGCCCAGTTCCCCTGCTGCCAGAGCCCCCAGGCCACCCAGGCCACCCTCCCCTGCGACCTGAAAGGCATTGGTTTATAA